The following are encoded together in the Mugil cephalus isolate CIBA_MC_2020 chromosome 18, CIBA_Mcephalus_1.1, whole genome shotgun sequence genome:
- the LOC124995583 gene encoding protein MLP1 homolog, translated as MPAPKSESDPHEPQPKMRKLDEDGEALSSSPAPATNNQPIKAGDMREMKVAPRTKKKMSVEGVNKPAKSPKQSSPPKDSSKTDSDPPVKKAKLLKATSASCGEAPTQRANSNASLKRTASTESDDELSSDDSKVDFFRERDDEDKARCIRKYSNKAKRKAEESSSDPNELSQGLPSPPVGPVQMDHDYGRFSDLLSVPGTGETHQDEIKESFTPQEGQEISVNATQEVTKETSISVSTDIGTKFESAVEDSKHKELHNVESQKPVDNESPASPRELLDPNTAEIPFTFEDDKKENKDKADSIQSQKDGDNETQASSVETLRSFGEDNTSCKSVEQADGTMHLVCESESQADLCPETKENTKFVSDGNELHLNCKTGEDEPGTLGVSASDSNVIPELATSNEANSTPQQILVESCNPESQIDETQSISVSADHSETQTDLSVKIQVTFEEKSKSIDTPHIVTSIHDDVNTKIHSGENLEADFQSTQTVEVQLSHTSQATNNTTEILTPDCETVLEENKKEDFSECFTVPESQIAPQEEIQNEETHKLHDNTAEMSVEAKEESASTEKDKDTSVECAVTQNSQITMDIMTSVTSEISNQDVTVETQSQKTHDVSGPTTNTSTNLPEHQVGENCEIIDGTVNLECGTDGHEKIETQTETISNISNPEQTEEMQMQESQKVSESTTVISTEVPIVVDRSENMQIFECDGRSESQSKTEMHEFSNPADKAELKTQASPVSELSTGKPDKVLKDAGTANHRSSEEAEFMDATKNQNEVDVLKAATTEEISNMMPVVDIHSQVSQMVDEPITDVSTEFHGDHEVEKLTTVENDNKVNLETVAAPESPIEIQTESTMDISKPDLMVEIQKSQTEVALQIKTLEESPNKASVVEMHSLENEDASKHTADETFKQVQQDQMTANLHIVKHQDNTVVEGATVKENQIRMEIQVTSTSEISQAASSEEIQSEKSHNEVNIETATTSEDISNTTPAVEARENQDVCEHTTDVCTQSVTVAENKNEMETQAESTSEVSISAAQTPSEKSQEVHEPANDISEEVEERLNVTSNDCNENGNSAATESVTTTEGATEMEIQTNEIPEEISNLTSTVEIQNQGGPDVSEDTTDTEIQKDFINTESDLNNDKVNVECCSTTENQVEMEVQTTVISEEISDSRPDVEIQNQSSQDITEVSTASDVQKDLMSCESKQNEVEDASECVDVQEIPTNIETTSAPEEASDPAAVAEQQNHVTEEINQHTMALSEEIQKPLAITNLENNKNDRQTEPGADDVQGDMDVISGSIERADTALEGEMGSQVINEVKADKSVSNIEGQAEGAESSEVIVFVCGQSDDSDFVIQTSEEQIKTANQSEVHENQIVYEPISSPESIDGREVSSAAEDHVGVSLLDVQSTEAEDMQFSVKENDKEIVESRMENKEIKEVGVSVSHTAVEMELQTMDVPENPVPAQLEQGNPTADVKDFASISSGDGISVPDGRSEDATDKSKSNGFPECVPATELSEQLQEDAGLQEVTNITEITPTTDTQSASEDFVILEPVPESEIPFDIVTQAAAESGLSASMSEEVSPDDVVMREVENEKILNGSQQTVCLEAEVQQHEATDVVEDATENSSGDQENKINISALEEGIQVTQNSDQQSTSGIKDISISNMEETNLKAQGTNKDCNEVVMENAEGNLNLEEVQILEDIEIGHEIVVAEEENEEDSGVTIIEKPQETPELGLPKKSEEKVKNKDDSNATNIKQNSTTVKTEEEKKEQEAQKPKKQEMNTQARTKARLAALAEQKAAAAKRTANRQQLNLLALCQEIAEDIATDSMLLKRIEEEKQAAAAAAASKSEANKKEHPPVSTQDADMVGVATPAGPEECSSSVTPAEEASAAQLPTADSSKTKPAAEPQKRRFFITQVSVPLKAHEKKKLTRYQRLRQVELQREKMSWARVKKLKSDQANQMFSDIDWQPPLATSVSPATTTPPPAPSPLKTSPPSPATASKPSTPKTETPKVETVKAESTETGIPKTEPTKAETSKTEPRKAEAAKTEASKTEPSNTEVRRSTRQSKAQTLKAAAAPAPAPKVTRSAAKRTLPAKPPPMPNGLNAQKLNVEVEYKPYKPRPKYSPDDFELDDDPLPIKPTKPSNQSGLQQSARPGVPSNLASQSKPTGSPQLANQARLKAQTTPAGQISGQSKPGAAAPAQSKPALSKPTVATTVQSKASGTLATSTRPVSSASAPLKSPVSTAPQPKAVSATSQSKPAASASSQVKTAGANAAPLKQSTPTTAARPAVAAKTEMRPAASNDISLVQQKPPNPPSGEDGKYKKTAEPLSSVPAVSLPPEESLKVCDGAQQCEEKPAVATEEPSPEIKKETVTAMEKPSERLGQDGAAKHHDGGAPLSDACLQKEVKKLKEADKDGTQTIIDAGQKHFGAVACSVCGMLYSAANPEDESQHLLFHNQFISAVKYVGWKKERILAEYPDGKIILVLPDDPKYALKKVEEIREMVDNDLGFQQVETKCPSKTKTFLFISNDKKVAGCLIAEHIQEGYRVIEEPVPEGSEGEKVMFERQRAWCCSTTPEPAICGISRIWVVNMMRRQGIASRMLECLRNNFIYGSYLSKDEIAFSDPTPDGKLFATQYFGTSQFLVYNFVSGTRSSQSEAKAV; from the exons TGTCATCCAGCCCTGCACCAGCTACTAATAATCAGCCCATCAAAGCGGGAGATATGCGAGAAATGAAAGTAGCCCCACGgactaagaaaaaaatgtcagtggaaGGGGTGAATAAGCCTGCCAAGTCACCCAAACAGAGTTCCCCCCCTAAGGATTCCAGCAAAACAGACTCTGACCCGCCTGTCAAAAAAGCCAAGCTCCTGAAAGCCACAAGTGCCTCCTGTGGAGAAGCTCCCACACAGAGAGCTAACTCCAACGCGTCCCTGAAGCGAACAGCCTCCACGGAGTCTGATGATGAGCTAAGTAGCGATGACAGTAAAGTTGACTTCTTTAGAGAGAGGGATGACGAAGACAAGGCACGCTGCATCAGGAAATACTCGAACAAAGCCAAGCGCAAAGCTGAAGAGTCATCTTCTGATCCAAATGAGTTGAGCCAGGGTTTACCATCCCCGCCCGTGGGCCCTGTACAGATGGACCACGATTATGGTAGATTCTCAGATTTGCTAAGTGTTCCAGGCACGGGTGAGACTCATCAAGATGAGATAAAAGAATCTTTCACACCTCAAGAGGGACAAGAAATATCCGTTAATGCAACACAAGAGGTGACGAAAGAAACCTCAATTTCTGTAAGCACTGACATTGGCACCAAATTTGAGTCTGCTGTTGAAGACAGTAAACACAAGGAACTACACAATGTAGAAAGCCAAAAGCCTGTGGATAACGAATCACCAGCATCGCCTAGAGAACTGTTAGATCCCAACACTGCGGAAATCCCTTTCACATTTGAGGatgacaaaaaggaaaacaaggaTAAAGCTGATTCCATCCAAAGCCAAAAGGATGGAGATAATGAAACGCAAGCATCGTCGGTAGAAACACTAAGGTCTTTTGGAGAGGATAATACAAGTTGCAAAAGTGTAGAACAAGCAGATGGAACGATGCATTTGGTTTGTGAATCAGAAAGTCAGGCAGACCTGTGTCCTGAAACTAAGGAGAACACAAAGTTTGTTTCTGATGGAAATGAACTCcatttaaattgtaaaactgGTGAAGATGAGCCTGGCACACTGGGAGTTTCTGCAAGTGACAGTAATGTTATACCAGAACTAGCAACGTCAAACGAAGCAAATTCCACGCCACAACAAATCCTGGTAGAAAGCTGTAATCCAGAGAGTCAAATCGATGAAACTCAGTCTATATCTGTGTCTGCTGACCATTCAGAGACTCAAACAGACCTCAGTGTCAAAATTCAAGTGACTTTTGAAGAAAAATCCAAATCTATAGACACGCCACACATAGTCACCAGCATTCATGATGATGtgaacacaaaaatacattctGGGGAAAATCTTGAAGCTGACTTCCAGTCAACCCAGACTGTTGAGGTGCAACTGAGCCACACCTCTCAAGCAACTAACAACACTACGGAAATATTGACACCTGATTGTGAGACCGTTcttgaggaaaataaaaaagaggacTTTTCTGAATGTTTCACAGTTCCAGAGAGCCAAATAGCACCGCAAGAGGAAATACAAAATGAGGAGACCCACAAACTTCATGACAACACGGCGGAAATGTCAGTAGAAGCTAAAGAAGAGTCTGCAAGCACAGAAAAAGATAAGGACACAAGTGTTGAGTGTGCTGTTACTCAAAATAGTCAAATCACTATGGATATAATGACTTCAGTGACATCAGAGATTTCTAATCAAGATGTTACAGTGGAAACACAAAGTCAGAAAACTCACGATGTTTCTGGACCTACCACAAACACATCTACAAATCTTCCTGAGCATCAGGTGGGTGAAAATTGTGAAATTATAGACGGCACAGTGAACCTTGAATGTGGAACTGATGGACATGAAAAAATAGAGACGCAGACTGAAACAATATCAAATATCTCTAATCCAGAACAAACTGAGGAAATGCAAATGCAGGAGAGCCAGAAAGTCAGTGAATCTACTACAGTCATATCTACTGAGGTTCCTATCGTAGTTGATAGAtctgaaaacatgcaaatatttgaatgtgatGGTAGATCAGAGAGTCAAAGCAAGACGGAAATGCATGAGTTTTCTAATCCAGCAGATAAAGCAGAATTGAAAACCCAGGCAAGCCCAGTCAGTGAACTCAGCACAGGCAAACCTGACAAGGTTCTAAAAGATGCTGGAACTGCAAATCATAGGAGCAGTGAAGAAGCTGAATTTATGGATGCTACGAAGAATCAAAATGAGGTGGATGTACTGAAAGCAGCCACCACTGAGGAAATCAGTAACATGATGCCAGTAGTCGACATACACAGCCAGGTGAGCCAGATGGTCGATGAACCCATCACAGATGTATCAACTGAATTTCATGGGGATCATGAGGTTGAAAAACTCACAACGGtagaaaatgacaacaaagtgAACTTAGAGACTGTGGCTGCACCAGAGAGTCCAATCGAAATACAAACGGAGTCAACAATGGACATTTCAAAACCAGACCTGATGGTGGAAATACAAAAAAGCCAAACAGAAGTGGCTTTGCAGATTAAAACATTAGAGGAGAGTCCTAACAAAGCCTCTGTAGTGGAAATGCACAGTCTGGAAAACGAAGACGCCAGTAAACATACTGcagatgaaacatttaaacaggTTCAGCAAGACCAGATGACTGCAAATCTTCACATTGTGAAACATCAAGATAACACGGTTGTTGAAGGTGCAACTGTTAAAGAGAATCAAATCAGAATGGAAATACAGgttacatcaacatcagagatTTCTCAAGCAGCCTCTTCAGAGGAAATACAAAGTGAGAAAAGCCACAATGAGGTGAATATAGAAACCGCAACGACTTCGGAGGATATTTCTAACACAACACCTGCAGTGGAAGCACGAGAGAACCAGGATGTCTGTGAACATACCACAGATGTATGTACACAGTCTGTGACAGTGgcagagaataaaaatgaaatggaaacacaggcTGAATCAACATCTGAGGTTTCTATATCTGCAGCTCAAACTCCAAGTGAGAAGAGCCAGGAAGTCCATGAACCTGCAAACGACATATCGGAGGAAGTCGAAGAACGGTTAAATGTTACTTCAAATGATTGCAACGAAAATGGAAACAGTGCTGCCACTGAGTCAGTCACCACTACAGAGGGTGCAACAGAAATGGAAATACAGACAAACGAAATACCGGAGGAGATTTCTAATCTCACATCCACAGTAGAGATCCAAAACCAGGGAGGTCCTGATGTCAGtgaggacacaacagacactgAAATACAAAAAGATTTCATCAATACAGAAAGTGACTTAAACAACGATAAGGTTAATGTTGAATGTTGCAGCACTACTGAGAATCAAGTAGAGATGGAGGTGCAGACAACAGTAATATCAGAAGAGATTTCTGATTCAAGACCTGATGTGGAAATACAAAACCAGTCAAGTCAGGACATCACTGAAGTAAGTACAGCCAGTGATGTTCAAAAAGACTTGATGAGCTGTGAGAGTAAGCAAAATGAAGTCGAGGATGCTTCTGAATGTGTTGATGTCCAAGAGATTCCAACTAATATTGAAACTACTTCAGCTCCAGAGGAGGCTTCTGATCCAGCAGCTGTAGCAGAACAGCAAAACCATGTGACAGAGGAAATCAATCAACACACCATGGCCTTATCAGAGGAGATTCAGAAGCCTCTTGCTATCACTAatttggaaaacaacaaaaatgacagacagacagagcctGGTGCTGACGATGTCCAAGGGGATATGGATGTAATAAGTGGATCAATAGAAAGGGCAGATACTGCATTAGAAGGAGAAATGGGAAGCCAAGTGATTAATGAGGTCAAGGCTGACAAGTCTGTCAGTAATATTGAAGGACAAGCAGAAGGAGCTGAAAGCAGTGAGgtaattgtttttgtctgtggccaatcagatgacagtgatttCGTAATTCAGACATCAGAAGAGCAGATTAAGACAGCTAATCAGTCGGAGGTTCATGAAAACCAGATAGTGTATGAACCCATTAGTAGTCCAGAGAGTATTGACGGCAGAGAGGTTTCTTCGGCAGCAGAGGATCATGTCGGTGTTTCTTTACTGGACGTGCAGAGCACAGAAGCTGAGGATATGCAGTTTTCTGTCaaggaaaatgacaaagaaattgTTGAGTCACggatggaaaacaaagaaattaaagaagTTGGTGTCTCAGTCAGCCATACAGCAGTTGAGATGGAATTACAAACTATGGATGTACCAGAGAATCCTGTGCCTGCACAGCTGGAGCAGGGTAACCCCACTGCGGATGTGAAAGACTTTGCATCGATAAGTTCTGGTGATGGTATCAGCGTGCCAGATGGCCGGTCAGAAGATGCCACtgacaaaagtaaaagtaatggTTTTCCAGAGTGTGTTCCTGCCACGGAGTTGTCTGAACAGCTGCAGGAGGATGCTGGACTCCAGGAAGTGACAAATATCACAGAGATAACACCTACAACTGACACTCAATCTGCATCTGAGGATTTTGTGATTTTAGAACCAGTCCCAGAGAGCGAAATCCCCTTTGATATCGTCACTCAAGCTGCAGCCGAATCAGGTCTGTCGGCCTCTATGTCAGAGGAAGTTAGTCCAGACGATGTGGTGATGAGagaagtggaaaatgaaaagattttaaatggTTCCCAACAAACTGTATGTCTTGAAGCAGAAGTACAGCAACACGAAGCAACTGATGTGGTTGAAGATGCCACAGAAAATAGCTCAGGTGACCAGGAGAATaagataaatatttcagctttAGAGGAAGGAATTCAGGTTACTCAGAATTCTGACCAGCAGTCCACATCTGGAATAAAGGATATTAGTATCTCAAATATGGAGGAGACGAACCTTAAAGCTCAAGGCACAAATAAGGACTGTAATGAAGTGGTGATGGAGAATGCCGAAGGAAATTTGAACCTAGAAGAAGTGCAGATTCTGGAGGAtatagagattggccacgagaTTGTAGTtgcagaggaagagaatgaAGAAGACAGCGGCGTTACAATAATAGAAAAACCACAGGAAACACCTGAGCTAGGTCTTCCCAAAAAGtctgaagaaaaagtaaaaaacaaagatgacagTAATGCGACCAACATCAAGCAAAACAGCACTACTGTAAAGACcgaagaggaaaagaaggaacaAGAGGCACAGAAACccaagaaacaagaaatgaatACACAAGCAAGAACCAAAGCTCGCCTTGCAGCCCTGGCTGAGCAGAAGGCTGCTGCAGCTAAGAGGACAGCAAACAGACAGCAGCTGAACCTCTTAGCCCTGTGCCAGGAGATCGCCGAGGACATTGCCACAGACAGCATGCTGTTGAAGAGgatagaggaagaaaaacaagcggcggcggcagcggcagcgtccaaaagtgaagccaacaAGAAGGAACATCCACCCGTTAGCACACAAGATGCAGACATGGTTGGTGTTGCCACCCCTGCTGGACCAGAGGAGTGCTCTTCTTCAGTCACCCCTGCTGAGGAAGCATCGGCCGCCCAGCTCCCGACGGCAGATTCATCCAAAACCAAGCCTGCTGCAGAGCCTCAGAAGAGACGTTTCTTCATCACACAGGTTTCAGTGCCCCTGAAAGCTCACGAGAAAAAGAAGCTAACTCGATATCAAAGACTAAGACAggtggagctgcagagagagaaaatgtcttGGGCGCGTGTTAAGAAGTTAAAGTCCGACCAAGcaaatcagatgttttcagacaTTGATTGGCAACCACCTTTGGCTACATCGGTGAGCCCTGCCACGACAACTCCTCCACCTGCACCCAGTCCATTAAAGACATCCCCTCCAAGTCCTGCTACAGCTAGCAAACCTTCTACACCCAAGACCGAGACTCCCAAAGTGGAAACTGTTAAGGCTGAGTCAACTGAGACTGGAATCCCCAAAACTGAACCCACTAAAGCGGAAACCTCCAAAACTGAGCCCAGGAAGGCCGAAGCTGCTAAAACTGAAGCCAGTAAAACTGAACCTTCTAATACAGAGGTCCGTAGAAGTACAAGGCAAAGTAAGGCTCAAACACTgaaagctgcagctgctccgGCGCCTGCCCCAAAAGTAACCAGGTCAGCGGCAAAAAGGACCCTGCCGGCAAAGCCTCCCCCCATGCCCAACGGGCTTAATGCTCAAAAACTCAACGTTGAAGTTGAGTACAAGCCGTACAAACCCAGGCCCAAGTACTCCCCTGATGACTTCGAACTAGATGACGACCCATTACCAATTAAACCGACGAAGCCAAGTAACCAGTCGGGTCTCCAGCAATCAGCTCGCCCCGGCGTTCCCTCAAACCTCGCATCTCAGTCTAAACCCACAGGTTCACCACAGCTCGCCAACCAGGCCCGACTCAAAGCTCAGACCACACCCGCTGGACAGATCTCAGGTCAGTCAAAGCCCGGCGCTGCAGCTCCGGCTCAGTCAAAGCCAGCACTGTCAAAACCTACTGTTGCGACAACCGTCCAGTCAAAGGCCTCAGGTACACTTGCAACTTCGACAAGGCCTGTTTCATCAGCCAGTGCTCCGTTGAAGTCTCCTGTCTCGACTGCGCCGCAGCCTAAAGCTGTTTCAGCTACGAGCCAGTCCAAGCCTGCTGCTTCTGCCTCATCCCAAGTAAAGACAGCTGGTGCAAACGCAGCACCGTTGAAGCAGTCTActccaacaacagcagctaGGCCTGCTGTTGCAGCCAAAACTGAGATGAGGCCTGCTGCTTCCAATGACATCTCTTTAGTGCAACAGAAACCACCAAATCCTCCATCAGGGGAAGACGGCAAATACAAG aaaacagctgagcCACTTTCATCAGTTCCTGCTGTTTCCCTTCCCCCTGAGGAGAGCTTGAAAGTGTGTGATGGCGCGCAGCAGTGTGAAGAAAAGCCTGCAG TCGCTACTGAGGAACCTTCTccagagattaaaaaagaaacggTCACAGCAATGGAGAAGCCATCAGAAAGGCTCGGTCAAGA CGGAGCAGCGAAGCATCACGACGGCGGGGCTCCCCTCTCCGATGCCTGCCTGcaaaaagaagtcaagaaactAAAGGAGGCTGACAAAGATGGCACCCAGACTATTATC GACGCGGGCCAGAAGCATTTCGGGGCCGTGGCCTGCAGCGTGTGTGGGATGCTGTACTCCGCTGCCAACCCTGAGGACGAATCGCAGCATTTGCTCTTTCACAACCAGTTCATCAGTGCTGTCAAATATGTG GGATGGAAAAAGGAGAGGATTCTGGCAGAATATCCTGATGGGAAAATCATTCTTGTCCTGCCAGATGATCCCAAATACGCTTTGAAGAAG GTTGAGGAGATCCGGGAGATGGTGGACAATGACCTCGGCTTCCAGCAGGTGGAGACCAAGTGTCCCTCTAAGACCAAaaccttcctcttcatctctaaTGATAAGAAAGTGGCTGGATGTCTCATAGCGGAGCACATACAAGAG GGGTACAGGGTGATAGAGGAGCCCGTACCAGAGGGCTCGGAGGGAGAGAAGGTGATGTTTGAACGTCAGAGAGCCTGGTGCTGCTCCACAACACCAGAGCCGGCCATCTGTGGCATCAGCCGCATCTGGGTCGTCAACATGATGAGACGCCAGGGCATCGCCTCACGTATGCTCGAGTGCCTCAG GAACAACTTCATATACGGTTCATACCTGAGCAAAGACGAGATCGCGTTTTCAGACCCCACACCCGACGGAAAGCTCTTCGCCACGCAGTATTTCGGCACTTCTCAGTTTTTGGTTTATAACTTTGTGAGCGGGACGCGCTCCTCCCAGTCCGAAGCTAAAGCGGTATGA